One part of the Bdellovibrio bacteriovorus genome encodes these proteins:
- a CDS encoding cytochrome c3 family protein, which yields MHRVFKRTAAGAMAFIGALMVTTLLTGCKFQPGWGYNKGYAPEQPIPFDHSLHVGTHKMQCQYCHNQIERTKHANIPALSTCMNCHLQVATDKPAIQKLREAYDNGDSIEWTRVHMLPDFVHFNHNAHIAKGVNCQTCHGPIETMKTVQQFSDLSMGWCVNCHRQPENKAPLNCSTCHY from the coding sequence ATGCATCGGGTATTCAAAAGAACAGCGGCGGGCGCAATGGCGTTTATTGGCGCGCTCATGGTTACAACACTTCTGACAGGCTGTAAATTCCAGCCGGGTTGGGGATATAATAAAGGATACGCTCCAGAGCAGCCGATTCCTTTTGATCACTCTCTACATGTGGGTACGCACAAAATGCAGTGTCAGTACTGCCACAATCAAATCGAGAGAACAAAACACGCAAACATTCCTGCGCTTTCAACGTGCATGAACTGTCACTTGCAGGTTGCCACCGACAAGCCGGCAATCCAAAAGCTGCGTGAAGCTTATGATAACGGGGACTCCATTGAATGGACTCGCGTTCACATGCTTCCGGACTTCGTTCACTTCAACCACAACGCCCACATTGCCAAAGGCGTGAACTGTCAGACGTGCCACGGTCCAATCGAGACCATGAAAACCGTTCAACAGTTCTCTGATCTCTCTATGGGTTGGTGCGTGAACTGTCACCGTCAGCCAGAGAACAAAGCTCCACTTAACTGCTCAACTTGCCACTACTAA
- a CDS encoding cytochrome c biogenesis protein gives MKKIFLIIASLLVTCAAVAKPGDLLKSMPVQDGGRIKPYDSFAKEMLEIVYGKTKFEGRNATEIVLTWMLSPQAWEGKKIFEVRNHQVLQAMNLPKDQRYFNGEELFANERFTLLRQELQAKRETKEKLDPYFQALQRLENQFFVFQEIAAGRMLKVAPPKEGDTWLAVADLPEHLQAKFLDVTKAFVTYLGVIAEKGDSSVSGKALDEAVAAFETAAQAENPALYSLGGKITAEVHYNSFHPFRWAYVFYFLAFLVLLLVWALSKESLMTAAWVLLGIGFALNTYGFGLRMYIMDRAPVSNMYETVVWVAWGTVLFAAILEIIYKYRLILVAGTLVAAFGLVIADFAPAVLDPSLQPLEPVLRSNYWLTIHVMTITISYAAFFLAFGLGDLGLIYYLRGEEKHQAQIKAITTSIYRAMQIGVAFLAPGIILGGIWADYSWGRFWGWDPKETWALIALLGYLAVLHARYAGMLKHFGMVVTAVITFSLVIMAWYGVNFVLGAGLHSYGFGAGGVEYVSAFVAAHMLLVVYVSVIRQGRGKKATKES, from the coding sequence ATGAAAAAAATATTTCTCATCATTGCTTCATTGTTGGTGACTTGTGCCGCTGTGGCCAAGCCCGGTGATCTGCTGAAATCCATGCCGGTTCAGGACGGCGGTCGTATCAAGCCTTACGACAGCTTTGCCAAAGAAATGCTGGAAATCGTCTATGGCAAAACCAAATTCGAGGGCCGCAATGCCACCGAAATCGTTTTGACCTGGATGCTGTCTCCGCAGGCGTGGGAAGGCAAAAAAATCTTTGAAGTGCGCAACCACCAGGTTCTGCAGGCGATGAATCTTCCGAAAGACCAGCGCTATTTCAACGGTGAAGAGCTTTTTGCCAACGAAAGATTCACCCTGCTTCGTCAGGAACTTCAGGCCAAGCGTGAAACCAAAGAAAAGCTGGATCCGTACTTCCAGGCTTTGCAGCGTTTGGAAAACCAGTTCTTTGTATTTCAGGAAATCGCAGCCGGCCGTATGCTGAAGGTCGCTCCTCCTAAAGAAGGGGACACGTGGCTGGCGGTGGCGGATTTGCCAGAGCATCTTCAGGCGAAATTCCTGGATGTGACCAAAGCCTTTGTGACTTATCTGGGTGTGATCGCGGAAAAAGGGGACTCTTCTGTTTCCGGCAAAGCTCTGGATGAAGCCGTGGCGGCCTTTGAAACGGCGGCGCAGGCGGAAAATCCGGCATTGTACAGCCTGGGTGGTAAAATCACGGCAGAGGTTCACTATAACTCCTTCCATCCGTTCCGTTGGGCGTATGTGTTCTATTTCCTGGCATTCCTTGTGTTGTTGCTGGTGTGGGCTTTGAGCAAAGAGTCCCTGATGACGGCGGCGTGGGTGCTGTTGGGCATTGGTTTTGCGCTGAACACTTATGGATTTGGTTTGCGCATGTACATCATGGACCGTGCGCCGGTATCCAATATGTATGAAACAGTTGTCTGGGTTGCCTGGGGAACTGTGTTGTTTGCGGCGATTTTGGAAATCATTTACAAGTACCGGTTGATTCTGGTGGCCGGGACTTTGGTGGCTGCCTTTGGTCTGGTGATCGCGGACTTTGCGCCGGCAGTTTTGGATCCTTCCTTGCAGCCGCTGGAGCCGGTTTTGCGCAGCAACTACTGGCTGACGATCCACGTGATGACAATCACTATCAGTTATGCGGCCTTCTTCCTGGCGTTCGGGTTGGGTGATTTGGGATTGATCTATTATCTGCGTGGGGAAGAAAAGCACCAGGCGCAGATCAAAGCCATCACCACCAGCATCTATCGCGCTATGCAGATTGGTGTCGCGTTCCTGGCTCCGGGGATCATCCTTGGTGGTATCTGGGCGGATTACTCTTGGGGCCGTTTCTGGGGTTGGGACCCAAAAGAAACTTGGGCTTTGATCGCGCTGCTGGGTTATCTGGCGGTGTTGCATGCGCGCTACGCAGGCATGTTGAAGCATTTCGGAATGGTAGTGACAGCGGTTATCACTTTCTCGTTGGTGATCATGGCGTGGTACGGAGTGAACTTCGTACTTGGCGCGGGGCTCCATTCCTACGGCTTCGGTGCTGGTGGGGTTGAGTATGTGTCTGCTTTCGTGGCAGCGCACATGCTGTTAGTGGTTTATGTGAGTGTGATTAGACAAGGCAGAGGGAAGAAGGCGACGAAAGAGTCTTAA
- a CDS encoding cytochrome c biogenesis protein ResB — MDKTSAPQKSLFKRINKPLASLKLAVFIIVALAVITAVGTFVEARYDAYAAKKLVYDTWYMYGIMGLLVINLTAVMADRWPWKKRHAAFVLAHIGIIILLAGSLLTWKWGLDGSMRVGIGEANNFVQTAETDIVVYTSFDGDRYTKTLEQEVDFFKNPPTVEKPFIIPAYEGEIRIVDYKKYVVPSKKVIEGEVGKAGSGLRFQLQNDNVNVIEWLVQKKPGNLVSHNFGPAQIFMGPAPEKPRGANEIFLTPEKDGLRYVVFQKDSDKPLKKGFVKEGDVFDPGFKMALNFRVLRFLPAAREDWDLQDSSRPTPLTTSAVKIIFDGKENWVLLNDMVKLFTTNSVYLLTYGNRRIDLGFNLKLKKFEVARYQGTMRAAAYESLVEVPDFGEYLISMNEPLKYKGLTIYQASFQEEDGRPVASIFSINHDPGRFLKYLGSLVLSLGIVLLMWFKHLDFKLARKTGAGTKES, encoded by the coding sequence TTGGATAAGACCTCTGCGCCCCAAAAATCCCTGTTTAAAAGAATCAACAAGCCATTGGCGTCCTTGAAGCTCGCGGTTTTCATCATCGTGGCTCTGGCTGTGATCACTGCGGTGGGGACATTTGTTGAAGCCCGCTATGATGCTTATGCGGCAAAAAAGCTGGTTTACGACACCTGGTACATGTACGGAATCATGGGTCTGTTGGTGATCAATCTGACCGCCGTGATGGCGGATCGTTGGCCTTGGAAAAAACGTCATGCCGCCTTCGTTCTGGCTCACATCGGGATTATCATTCTGCTGGCAGGCTCGCTTCTGACCTGGAAGTGGGGGTTGGATGGATCCATGCGTGTGGGCATCGGTGAAGCCAACAACTTCGTGCAAACCGCAGAAACTGACATCGTCGTGTACACGTCCTTTGACGGTGACCGCTACACAAAAACTCTGGAACAAGAAGTGGACTTCTTCAAGAATCCGCCGACTGTCGAAAAGCCCTTCATCATTCCTGCGTATGAAGGCGAAATCAGAATTGTTGATTACAAAAAATACGTTGTTCCTTCAAAGAAGGTGATCGAAGGCGAAGTGGGGAAGGCCGGTTCGGGCCTGCGCTTCCAGCTTCAGAATGACAACGTGAATGTGATCGAATGGCTGGTTCAGAAAAAACCAGGCAATCTGGTCAGTCACAATTTCGGTCCGGCACAAATCTTTATGGGTCCGGCTCCGGAAAAGCCTCGTGGTGCCAATGAAATCTTCCTGACTCCGGAAAAAGACGGTCTTCGTTATGTTGTTTTCCAGAAAGACTCTGACAAGCCCTTGAAGAAAGGCTTTGTGAAAGAGGGCGACGTGTTTGATCCGGGCTTTAAAATGGCCCTGAATTTCCGTGTGCTGCGCTTCCTGCCGGCGGCGCGTGAAGATTGGGATCTGCAGGATTCCAGCCGTCCAACCCCGCTGACCACTTCCGCAGTGAAGATCATCTTTGATGGTAAAGAAAACTGGGTTCTGCTGAATGACATGGTGAAGCTGTTCACCACGAATTCAGTCTATCTGCTGACCTACGGCAACCGCCGTATCGATCTGGGTTTCAACCTGAAGCTTAAAAAATTCGAGGTGGCGCGCTATCAGGGAACCATGCGTGCGGCCGCCTACGAAAGTCTGGTGGAAGTTCCGGACTTTGGCGAATATCTGATTTCGATGAACGAGCCTTTGAAATATAAGGGTTTGACCATCTATCAGGCGAGCTTCCAGGAGGAAGACGGGCGTCCGGTGGCCTCCATCTTCTCCATCAATCATGACCCGGGAAGATTCCTGAAATATCTGGGCTCATTGGTGCTTTCATTGGGTATCGTGCTGTTAATGTGGTTTAAACATCTGGACTTCAAACTTGCCCGTAAAACGGGAGCAGGGACGAAAGAATCATGA